The Quercus robur chromosome 7, dhQueRobu3.1, whole genome shotgun sequence genome has a segment encoding these proteins:
- the LOC126691656 gene encoding disease resistance protein TAO1-like isoform X2 gives MSTQGASTSSPSSSSTPRRTYDVFLSFRGEDTRTSFTDHLYNALTRKGIFTFRDDENLERGRFISEELVKAIQESKFAIVILSKNYAFSTWLLDELEHIVRCVEETGLVVVPIFYHVNPSDVRKQTGTFAEAFNAHKKRALDEHKMKTWRTALGVVADLSGWDLKDRHESEFIPKIVEDIDKKLNSKFLIIHENLVGVESMVAELLNCSYLDFENNVCMIGICGMGGIGKTTLAKAVYDMHSNKFDASSFIANVREKSERDCLLQLQKQLLKDISGEINTNISDDCEGVYIIKKRLRDKKVLLVLDDVNDEHQLEKLAGKKGWFRPGSWIIITTRDEHVLVAHEVLKIYRPKGLNNDDALKFFCLKAFKNEQPKEGYTQLSQEFVKYAGGLPLALVTLGSFLVGRPRDDWQSALDYFKENPPKKIFDILKISFDGLEDMWKEVFLDIACFFTGWPKFEVIRILKNCGFKARIGISVLQDKSLLTVIGGNEELGMHDLLQEMGKNIVRSCGELGRQSRLWLFEDLCRVLENNMETNAIQAIVIKKRNAGFNFEEFPEVFSKMTNLRLLIIDELHIPNALNRVPNGLRHLSWKCCSLKCLPSSFEPKELVELDLQYSKCEYLWEGAKCLGNLKSINLSSSENLIWTPDFSRVPRLEVLHLGCCTNLGGLHPSIGQLSKLKSLHLSYCESLTNLPSFSEATSLEVLGLECCTNLVGLHPSFGQLSKLKSLDLSRCTSLTNLPSFSEATSLEVLGLEWCTNLVGLHPSFGQLSKLKSLDLSHCTSLTNLPSFSKATSLEVLGLEGCTNLVGLHPSIGQLSKLKSLHLSHCTSLTNLPSFSEATSLEVLGLEGCTNLIGLHPSIGQLSKLKSLHLSRCTSLTNLPSFSEATSLEVLGLEWCTNLVGLHPSIGQLSKLKSLHLSRCTSLTNLPSFSEATSLEVLGLEGCTNLVGLHPSIGQLSKLKSLHLSRCTSLTNLPSFSEATSLEVLGLEWCTNLVGLHPLFGQLSKLKSLHLSCCTSLANLPSFSEATSLEVLLLEGCTNLVGLHPSIGQLSKLKSLHLSRCTSLTNLPSFSEATSLEVLGLEGCTNLVGLHPSIGQLSKLKSLHLSHCTSLTNLPSFSEATSLEVLGLEGCTNLIGLHPSIGQLSKLKSLHLSRCTSLTNLPSFSEATSLEVLGLEWCTNLVGLHPSIGQLSKLKSLHLSRCTSLTNLPSFSEATSLEVLGLEWCTNLVGLHPLFGQLSKLKSLHLSCCTSLANLPSFSEATSLEVLLLEGCTNLVGLHPSIGQLSKLKSLHLSRCTSLTNLPSFSEATSLEVLGLEGCTNLVGLHPSIGQLSKLKSLHLSRCTSLTNLPSFSEATSLEVLGLEGCTNLVGLHPSIGQLSKLKSLHLSRCTSLTNLPSFSEATSLEVLGLEGCTNLVGLHPSIGQLSKLKSLHLSRCTSLTNLPSFSEATSLEVLGLEWCTNLVGLHPLFGQLSKLKSLHLSYCTSLTNLPSFSEATSLEVLLLEGCTNLVGLHPSIGQLSKLKSLHLSRCTSLTNLPSFLEATSLEVLGLEGCTNLVGLHPSIGQLSKLKSLHLSRCTSLTNLPSFLEATSLEVLGLEGCTNLVGLHPSIGQLSKLKSLHLSRCTSLTNLPSFSEATSLEVLGLEGCTNLVGLHPLFGQLSKLKSLNLSDCTSLTNLPNFSEATSLEVLGLR, from the exons TTACCACGTGAATCCATCTGATGTACGGAAGCAGACAGGAACTTTTGCAGAAGCATTTAATGCTCACAAAAAAAGAGCCTTAGATGAACACAAAATGAAAACGTGGAGAACTGCTTTGGGAGTAGTGGCTGATCTCTCTGGTTGGGATTTGAAAGATAG GCATGAGTCAGAATTTATCCCAAAAATTGTTGAAGACATTGATAagaaattgaattcaaaattcTTAATCATTCACGAAAACCTCGTAGGAGTAGAATCTATGGTGGCAGAATTGTTGAACTGTTCGTATTTAGATTTTGAGAATAATGTTTGCATGATAGGGATTTGTGGTATGGGGGGAATCGGAAAGACAACTCTTGCTAAAGCTGTTTATGATATGCATTCTAATAAATTTGATGCTTCTAGTTTTATTGCTAATGTTAGGGAAAAGTCGGAAAGAGATTGTTTGcttcaattacaaaaacaacTTCTTAAAGATATTTCGGGcgaaataaatacaaatatatcgGATGATTGTGAAGGAGTTTACATAATCAAAAAAAGGTTACGTGATAAAAAAGTTCTACTTGTCCTAGATGATGTTAATGATGAGCACCAATTAGAAAAATTGGCCGGAAAGAAAGGCTGGTTTCGACCGGGGAGTTGGATCATTATAACAACTAGAGATGAACATGTGTTAGTTGCACATGAAGTTCTTAAAATTTATAGGCCTAAAGGACTAAATAATGATGatgctttaaaatttttttgtttgaaagccTTCAAAAATGAGCAACCCAAAGAAGGTTATACGCAACTATCTCAGGAATTTGTAAAATATGCCGGTGGCCTTCCGTTAGCTCTTGTTACTTTGGGTTCCTTTTTAGTTGGAAGACCAAGAGATGACTGGCAAAGTGCATTGGactattttaaagaaaatcctccaaaaaaaatatttgatatacttaaaataagttttgatgggCTAGAGGATATGTGGAAGGAGGTATTCTTAGATATTGCGTGTTTCTTTACGGGGTGGCCCAAATTTGAGGTAATACGTATACTAAAGAACTGTGGTTTTAAGGCAAGAATTGGTATAAGTGTTCTTCAGGACAAATCTCTCCTAACTGTCATAGGAGGCAATGAAGAATTGGGGATGCATGATCTACTACAAGAAATGGGTAAAAACATTGTTCGATCATGTGGAGAGCTTGGAAGGCAAAGTAGGTTGTGGCTTTTTGAGGACTTGTGTCGTGTATTGGAGAACAATATG GAAACAAATGCAATTCAAGCCATAGTCATCAAGAAAAGGAATGCAGGTTTCAACTTTGAAGAATTTCCTGAAGTTTTTTCAAAGATGACTAATCTTAGATTGCTAATAATTGATGAGTTGCACATCCCAAATGCTCTCAATCGTGTTCCTAATGGCCTAAGACATCTTTCATGGaaatgttgttcattaaaatGTTTGCCATCTAGTTTCGAACCAAAGGAACTTGTTGAACTTGACTTGCAGTATAGCAAATGTGAATATCTTTGGGAAGGAGCAAAG TGTTTAGGAAACTTAAAGTCCATCAATCTTTCCTCATCGGAGAACCTAATTTGGACACCTGACTTTTCAAGGGTTCCGAGACTTGAGGTACTACACCTTGGTTGTTGCACTAATTTGGGTGGGTTACACCCATCTATTGGACAACTCAGCAAGCTTAAAAGTTTACATCTGTCTTACTGCGAATCTCTTACTAATCTTCCCAGCTTTTCAGAGGCTACGAGTCTTGAGGTACTAGGCCTGGAATGTTGCACTAATTTGGTTGGGTTACACCCATCGTTTGGACAACTCAGCAAGCTTAAAAGTTTAGATCTGTCTCGCTGCACATCTCTTACTAATCTTCCCAGCTTTTCAGAGGCTACGAGTCTTGAGGTACTAGGCCTGGAATGGTGCACTAATTTGGTTGGGTTACACCCATCGTTTGGACAACTCAGCAAGCTTAAAAGTTTAGATCTGTCTCACTGCACATCTCTTACTAATCTTCCGAGCTTTTCAAAGGCTACGAGTCTTGAGGTACTAGGCCTGGAAGGGTGCACTAATTTGGTTGGGTTACACCCATCTATTGGACAACTCAGCAAGCTTAAAAGTTTACATCTGTCTCACTGCACATCTCTTACTAATCTTCCCAGCTTTTCAGAGGCTACGAGTCTTGAG GTACTAGGCCTGGAAGGGTGCACTAATTTGATTGGGTTACACCCATCTATTGGACAACTCAGCAAGCTTAAAAGTTTACATCTGTCTCGCTGCACATCTCTTACTAATCTTCCCAGCTTTTCAGAGGCTACGAGTCTTGAGGTACTAGGCCTGGAATGGTGCACTAATTTGGTTGGGTTACACCCATCTATTGGACAACTCAGCAAGCTTAAAAGTTTACATCTGTCTCGCTGCACATCTCTTACTAATCTTCCCAGCTTTTCAGAGGCTACGAGTCTTGAGGTACTAGGCCTGGAAGGGTGCACTAATTTGGTTGGGTTACACCCATCTATTGGACAACTCAGCAAGCTTAAAAGTTTACATCTGTCTCGCTGCACATCTCTTACTAATCTTCCCAGCTTTTCAGAGGCTACGAGTCTTGAG GTACTAGGCCTGGAATGGTGCACTAATTTGGTTGGGTTACACCCATTGTTTGGACAACTCAGCAAGCTTAAAAGTTTACATCTGTCTTGCTGCACATCTCTTGCTAATCTTCCTAGTTTTTCAGAGGCTACGAGTCTTGAGGTACTACTCCTGGAAGGGTGCACTAATTTGGTTGGGTTACACCCATCTATTGGACAACTCAGCAAGCTTAAAAGTTTACATTTGTCTCGCTGCACATCTCTTACTAATCTTCCCAGCTTTTCAGAGGCTACGAGTCTTGAG GTACTAGGCCTGGAAGGGTGCACTAATTTGGTTGGGTTACACCCATCTATTGGACAACTCAGCAAGCTTAAAAGTTTACATCTGTCTCACTGCACATCTCTTACTAATCTTCCCAGCTTTTCAGAGGCTACGAGTCTTGAGGTACTAGGCCTGGAAGGGTGCACTAATTTGATTGGGTTACACCCATCTATTGGACAACTCAGCAAGCTTAAAAGTTTACATCTGTCTCGCTGCACATCTCTTACTAATCTTCCCAGCTTTTCAGAGGCTACGAGTCTTGAGGTACTAGGCCTGGAATGGTGCACTAATTTGGTTGGGTTACACCCATCTATTGGACAACTCAGCAAGCTTAAAAGTTTACATCTGTCTCGCTGCACATCTCTTACTAATCTTCCCAGCTTTTCAGAGGCTACGAGTCTTGAG GTACTAGGCCTGGAATGGTGCACTAATTTGGTTGGGTTACACCCATTGTTTGGACAACTCAGCAAGCTTAAAAGTTTACATCTGTCTTGCTGCACATCTCTTGCTAATCTTCCTAGTTTTTCAGAGGCTACGAGTCTTGAGGTACTACTCCTGGAAGGGTGCACTAATTTGGTTGGGTTACACCCATCTATTGGACAACTCAGCAAGCTTAAAAGTTTACATTTGTCTCGCTGCACATCTCTTACTAATCTTCCCAGCTTTTCAGAGGCTACGAGTCTTGAG GTACTAGGCCTGGAAGGGTGCACTAATTTGGTTGGGTTACACCCATCTATTGGACAACTCAGCAAGCTTAAAAGTTTACATCTGTCTCGCTGCACATCTCTTACTAATCTTCCCAGCTTTTCAGAGGCTACGAGTCTTGAG GTACTAGGCCTGGAAGGGTGCACTAATTTGGTTGGGTTACACCCATCTATTGGACAACTCAGCAAGCTTAAAAGTTTACATCTGTCTCGCTGCACATCTCTTACTAATCTTCCCAGCTTTTCAGAGGCTACGAGTCTTGAGGTACTAGGCCTGGAAGGGTGCACTAATTTGGTTGGGTTACACCCATCTATTGGACAACTCAGCAAGCTTAAAAGTTTACATCTGTCTCGCTGCACATCTCTTACTAATCTTCCCAGCTTTTCAGAGGCTACGAGTCTTGAG GTACTAGGCCTGGAATGGTGCACTAATTTGGTTGGGTTACACCCATTGTTTGGACAACTCAGCAAGCTTAAAAGTTTACATCTGTCTTACTGCACATCTCTTACTAATCTTCCCAGCTTTTCCGAGGCTACGAGTCTTGAGGTACTACTCCTGGAAGGGTGCACTAATTTGGTTGGGTTACACCCATCTATTGGACAACTCAGCAAGCTTAAAAGTTTACATCTGTCTCGCTGCACATCTCTTACTAATCTTCCCAGCTTTTTAGAGGCTACGAGTCTTGAG GTACTAGGCCTGGAAGGGTGCACTAATTTGGTTGGGTTACACCCATCTATTGGACAACTCAGCAAGCTTAAAAGTTTACATCTGTCTCGCTGCACATCTCTTACTAATCTTCCCAGCTTTTTAGAGGCTACGAGTCTTGAG GTACTAGGCCTGGAAGGGTGCACTAATTTGGTTGGGTTACACCCATCTATTGGACAACTCAGCAAGCTTAAAAGTTTACATCTGTCTCGCTGCACATCTCTTACTAATCTTCCCAGCTTTTCAGAGGCTACGAGTCTTGAGGTACTAGGCCTGGAAGGGTGCACTAATTTGGTTGGGTTACACCCATTGTTTGGACAACTCAGCAAGCTTAAAAGTTTAAATCTGTCTGATTGCACATCTCTTACTAATCTTCCCAACTTTTCAGAGGCTACGAGTCTTGAGGTACTAGGCCTGAGATGA
- the LOC126691656 gene encoding disease resistance protein TAO1-like isoform X10 — protein MSTQGASTSSPSSSSTPRRTYDVFLSFRGEDTRTSFTDHLYNALTRKGIFTFRDDENLERGRFISEELVKAIQESKFAIVILSKNYAFSTWLLDELEHIVRCVEETGLVVVPIFYHVNPSDVRKQTGTFAEAFNAHKKRALDEHKMKTWRTALGVVADLSGWDLKDRHESEFIPKIVEDIDKKLNSKFLIIHENLVGVESMVAELLNCSYLDFENNVCMIGICGMGGIGKTTLAKAVYDMHSNKFDASSFIANVREKSERDCLLQLQKQLLKDISGEINTNISDDCEGVYIIKKRLRDKKVLLVLDDVNDEHQLEKLAGKKGWFRPGSWIIITTRDEHVLVAHEVLKIYRPKGLNNDDALKFFCLKAFKNEQPKEGYTQLSQEFVKYAGGLPLALVTLGSFLVGRPRDDWQSALDYFKENPPKKIFDILKISFDGLEDMWKEVFLDIACFFTGWPKFEVIRILKNCGFKARIGISVLQDKSLLTVIGGNEELGMHDLLQEMGKNIVRSCGELGRQSRLWLFEDLCRVLENNMETNAIQAIVIKKRNAGFNFEEFPEVFSKMTNLRLLIIDELHIPNALNRVPNGLRHLSWKCCSLKCLPSSFEPKELVELDLQYSKCEYLWEGAKCLGNLKSINLSSSENLIWTPDFSRVPRLEVLHLGCCTNLGGLHPSIGQLSKLKSLHLSYCESLTNLPSFSEATSLEVLGLECCTNLVGLHPSFGQLSKLKSLDLSRCTSLTNLPSFSEATSLEVLGLEWCTNLVGLHPSFGQLSKLKSLDLSHCTSLTNLPSFSKATSLEVLGLEGCTNLVGLHPSIGQLSKLKSLHLSHCTSLTNLPSFSEATSLEVLGLEGCTNLIGLHPSIGQLSKLKSLHLSRCTSLTNLPSFSEATSLEVLGLEWCTNLVGLHPSIGQLSKLKSLHLSRCTSLTNLPSFSEATSLEVLGLEGCTNLVGLHPSIGQLSKLKSLHLSRCTSLTNLPSFSEATSLEVLGLEWCTNLVGLHPLFGQLSKLKSLHLSCCTSLANLPSFSEATSLEVLLLEGCTNLVGLHPSIGQLSKLKSLHLSRCTSLTNLPSFSEATSLEVLGLEGCTNLVGLHPSIGQLSKLKSLHLSHCTSLTNLPSFSEATSLEVLGLEGCTNLIGLHPSIGQLSKLKSLHLSRCTSLTNLPSFSEATSLEVLGLEGCTNLVGLHPSIGQLSKLKSLHLSRCTSLTNLPSFSEATSLEVLGLEGCTNLVGLHPSIGQLSKLKSLHLSRCTSLTNLPSFSEATSLEVLGLEWCTNLVGLHPLFGQLSKLKSLHLSYCTSLTNLPSFSEATSLEVLLLEGCTNLVGLHPSIGQLSKLKSLHLSRCTSLTNLPSFLEATSLEVLGLEGCTNLVGLHPSIGQLSKLKSLHLSRCTSLTNLPSFLEATSLEVLGLEGCTNLVGLHPSIGQLSKLKSLHLSRCTSLTNLPSFSEATSLEVLGLEGCTNLVGLHPLFGQLSKLKSLNLSDCTSLTNLPNFSEATSLEVLGLR, from the exons TTACCACGTGAATCCATCTGATGTACGGAAGCAGACAGGAACTTTTGCAGAAGCATTTAATGCTCACAAAAAAAGAGCCTTAGATGAACACAAAATGAAAACGTGGAGAACTGCTTTGGGAGTAGTGGCTGATCTCTCTGGTTGGGATTTGAAAGATAG GCATGAGTCAGAATTTATCCCAAAAATTGTTGAAGACATTGATAagaaattgaattcaaaattcTTAATCATTCACGAAAACCTCGTAGGAGTAGAATCTATGGTGGCAGAATTGTTGAACTGTTCGTATTTAGATTTTGAGAATAATGTTTGCATGATAGGGATTTGTGGTATGGGGGGAATCGGAAAGACAACTCTTGCTAAAGCTGTTTATGATATGCATTCTAATAAATTTGATGCTTCTAGTTTTATTGCTAATGTTAGGGAAAAGTCGGAAAGAGATTGTTTGcttcaattacaaaaacaacTTCTTAAAGATATTTCGGGcgaaataaatacaaatatatcgGATGATTGTGAAGGAGTTTACATAATCAAAAAAAGGTTACGTGATAAAAAAGTTCTACTTGTCCTAGATGATGTTAATGATGAGCACCAATTAGAAAAATTGGCCGGAAAGAAAGGCTGGTTTCGACCGGGGAGTTGGATCATTATAACAACTAGAGATGAACATGTGTTAGTTGCACATGAAGTTCTTAAAATTTATAGGCCTAAAGGACTAAATAATGATGatgctttaaaatttttttgtttgaaagccTTCAAAAATGAGCAACCCAAAGAAGGTTATACGCAACTATCTCAGGAATTTGTAAAATATGCCGGTGGCCTTCCGTTAGCTCTTGTTACTTTGGGTTCCTTTTTAGTTGGAAGACCAAGAGATGACTGGCAAAGTGCATTGGactattttaaagaaaatcctccaaaaaaaatatttgatatacttaaaataagttttgatgggCTAGAGGATATGTGGAAGGAGGTATTCTTAGATATTGCGTGTTTCTTTACGGGGTGGCCCAAATTTGAGGTAATACGTATACTAAAGAACTGTGGTTTTAAGGCAAGAATTGGTATAAGTGTTCTTCAGGACAAATCTCTCCTAACTGTCATAGGAGGCAATGAAGAATTGGGGATGCATGATCTACTACAAGAAATGGGTAAAAACATTGTTCGATCATGTGGAGAGCTTGGAAGGCAAAGTAGGTTGTGGCTTTTTGAGGACTTGTGTCGTGTATTGGAGAACAATATG GAAACAAATGCAATTCAAGCCATAGTCATCAAGAAAAGGAATGCAGGTTTCAACTTTGAAGAATTTCCTGAAGTTTTTTCAAAGATGACTAATCTTAGATTGCTAATAATTGATGAGTTGCACATCCCAAATGCTCTCAATCGTGTTCCTAATGGCCTAAGACATCTTTCATGGaaatgttgttcattaaaatGTTTGCCATCTAGTTTCGAACCAAAGGAACTTGTTGAACTTGACTTGCAGTATAGCAAATGTGAATATCTTTGGGAAGGAGCAAAG TGTTTAGGAAACTTAAAGTCCATCAATCTTTCCTCATCGGAGAACCTAATTTGGACACCTGACTTTTCAAGGGTTCCGAGACTTGAGGTACTACACCTTGGTTGTTGCACTAATTTGGGTGGGTTACACCCATCTATTGGACAACTCAGCAAGCTTAAAAGTTTACATCTGTCTTACTGCGAATCTCTTACTAATCTTCCCAGCTTTTCAGAGGCTACGAGTCTTGAGGTACTAGGCCTGGAATGTTGCACTAATTTGGTTGGGTTACACCCATCGTTTGGACAACTCAGCAAGCTTAAAAGTTTAGATCTGTCTCGCTGCACATCTCTTACTAATCTTCCCAGCTTTTCAGAGGCTACGAGTCTTGAGGTACTAGGCCTGGAATGGTGCACTAATTTGGTTGGGTTACACCCATCGTTTGGACAACTCAGCAAGCTTAAAAGTTTAGATCTGTCTCACTGCACATCTCTTACTAATCTTCCGAGCTTTTCAAAGGCTACGAGTCTTGAGGTACTAGGCCTGGAAGGGTGCACTAATTTGGTTGGGTTACACCCATCTATTGGACAACTCAGCAAGCTTAAAAGTTTACATCTGTCTCACTGCACATCTCTTACTAATCTTCCCAGCTTTTCAGAGGCTACGAGTCTTGAG GTACTAGGCCTGGAAGGGTGCACTAATTTGATTGGGTTACACCCATCTATTGGACAACTCAGCAAGCTTAAAAGTTTACATCTGTCTCGCTGCACATCTCTTACTAATCTTCCCAGCTTTTCAGAGGCTACGAGTCTTGAGGTACTAGGCCTGGAATGGTGCACTAATTTGGTTGGGTTACACCCATCTATTGGACAACTCAGCAAGCTTAAAAGTTTACATCTGTCTCGCTGCACATCTCTTACTAATCTTCCCAGCTTTTCAGAGGCTACGAGTCTTGAGGTACTAGGCCTGGAAGGGTGCACTAATTTGGTTGGGTTACACCCATCTATTGGACAACTCAGCAAGCTTAAAAGTTTACATCTGTCTCGCTGCACATCTCTTACTAATCTTCCCAGCTTTTCAGAGGCTACGAGTCTTGAG GTACTAGGCCTGGAATGGTGCACTAATTTGGTTGGGTTACACCCATTGTTTGGACAACTCAGCAAGCTTAAAAGTTTACATCTGTCTTGCTGCACATCTCTTGCTAATCTTCCTAGTTTTTCAGAGGCTACGAGTCTTGAGGTACTACTCCTGGAAGGGTGCACTAATTTGGTTGGGTTACACCCATCTATTGGACAACTCAGCAAGCTTAAAAGTTTACATTTGTCTCGCTGCACATCTCTTACTAATCTTCCCAGCTTTTCAGAGGCTACGAGTCTTGAG GTACTAGGCCTGGAAGGGTGCACTAATTTGGTTGGGTTACACCCATCTATTGGACAACTCAGCAAGCTTAAAAGTTTACATCTGTCTCACTGCACATCTCTTACTAATCTTCCCAGCTTTTCAGAGGCTACGAGTCTTGAGGTACTAGGCCTGGAAGGGTGCACTAATTTGATTGGGTTACACCCATCTATTGGACAACTCAGCAAGCTTAAAAGTTTACATCTGTCTCGCTGCACATCTCTTACTAATCTTCCCAGCTTTTCAGAGGCTACGAGTCTTGAG GTACTAGGCCTGGAAGGGTGCACTAATTTGGTTGGGTTACACCCATCTATTGGACAACTCAGCAAGCTTAAAAGTTTACATCTGTCTCGCTGCACATCTCTTACTAATCTTCCCAGCTTTTCAGAGGCTACGAGTCTTGAGGTACTAGGCCTGGAAGGGTGCACTAATTTGGTTGGGTTACACCCATCTATTGGACAACTCAGCAAGCTTAAAAGTTTACATCTGTCTCGCTGCACATCTCTTACTAATCTTCCCAGCTTTTCAGAGGCTACGAGTCTTGAG GTACTAGGCCTGGAATGGTGCACTAATTTGGTTGGGTTACACCCATTGTTTGGACAACTCAGCAAGCTTAAAAGTTTACATCTGTCTTACTGCACATCTCTTACTAATCTTCCCAGCTTTTCCGAGGCTACGAGTCTTGAGGTACTACTCCTGGAAGGGTGCACTAATTTGGTTGGGTTACACCCATCTATTGGACAACTCAGCAAGCTTAAAAGTTTACATCTGTCTCGCTGCACATCTCTTACTAATCTTCCCAGCTTTTTAGAGGCTACGAGTCTTGAG GTACTAGGCCTGGAAGGGTGCACTAATTTGGTTGGGTTACACCCATCTATTGGACAACTCAGCAAGCTTAAAAGTTTACATCTGTCTCGCTGCACATCTCTTACTAATCTTCCCAGCTTTTTAGAGGCTACGAGTCTTGAG GTACTAGGCCTGGAAGGGTGCACTAATTTGGTTGGGTTACACCCATCTATTGGACAACTCAGCAAGCTTAAAAGTTTACATCTGTCTCGCTGCACATCTCTTACTAATCTTCCCAGCTTTTCAGAGGCTACGAGTCTTGAGGTACTAGGCCTGGAAGGGTGCACTAATTTGGTTGGGTTACACCCATTGTTTGGACAACTCAGCAAGCTTAAAAGTTTAAATCTGTCTGATTGCACATCTCTTACTAATCTTCCCAACTTTTCAGAGGCTACGAGTCTTGAGGTACTAGGCCTGAGATGA